In Chloroflexota bacterium, the following proteins share a genomic window:
- a CDS encoding site-2 protease family protein, with the protein MLFWNLDRLSYDPLGFLLLLIVRVVAVAVAIAVHEGSHALAADRQGDPTPRSLGRLTLNPLAHLDPLGTLLLFLVGFGWGKPVPVNLAYFRGRPLAGMARVAFAGPLAGLLTAGLVSIPLRFLDLPMDNEFFVTLFVMLFVFNIILSLFNLIPIPPLDGFHVLLGLVPPRTALSLSRYESYGPPVLILLILLSTWTGFLWRALGPAVNFFSRLYLGGDIF; encoded by the coding sequence GCTTAGCTACGATCCTCTAGGCTTCCTTCTCCTCCTTATCGTAAGGGTGGTAGCGGTGGCGGTGGCAATCGCTGTCCACGAGGGCAGCCACGCCCTGGCGGCCGACCGGCAGGGTGACCCCACCCCCAGGAGCCTGGGGAGGCTGACCCTGAACCCCCTGGCCCACCTGGACCCCCTGGGCACCCTGCTCCTTTTCCTGGTGGGCTTTGGCTGGGGCAAACCCGTCCCGGTGAACCTGGCCTATTTCAGGGGCCGGCCCCTGGCCGGGATGGCCAGGGTGGCCTTCGCCGGGCCCCTGGCCGGGCTGCTTACGGCAGGGCTTGTCTCCATCCCCTTGCGCTTTCTTGATCTTCCCATGGACAACGAATTCTTCGTTACACTCTTCGTCATGCTCTTCGTCTTCAACATCATCCTGTCCCTTTTCAATCTCATCCCCATCCCTCCCCTGGACGGCTTTCATGTGCTGCTGGGGCTCGTGCCTCCCCGCACAGCCCTTAGCCTTTCCCGCTATGAGAGCTACGGCCCCCCTGTTCTCATCCTGCTTATCCTCCTGTCCACCTGGACAGGCTTTCTCTGGAGGGCCCTGGGGCCCGCGGTCAACTTCTTCAGCCGGCTCTATCTGGGCGGGGATATCTTTTAG